One genomic region from Thermoleptolyngbya sichuanensis A183 encodes:
- a CDS encoding IS110 family RNA-guided transposase, whose translation MERTFVAYIGIDWSDRKHDICLYDPESAQREYSVIGAQPQEIANWVATLQQRYGNSPIAICLEQKRGPLIYALCQYDNLVLFPINPRTVSNYRRAFQPSRAKSDPVDAQILIELLLKHPDKIPPWQAASCELRALRQWSESRRMLVGEKVRLTNRITAALKNFYPQVLEWFEDKDTQVFCDFITQYPDLHSAQAVSAEELTLFFQSHRVIRRSAIERRIHQIQTAGIPLTEDPGMVEPMQWLVQTLVIQLKALLHRLDELNQTIEQLFQSLPDAAFFDALPGAGPHLAPRLLIAFGDDRSRFGSAQAFMSYIGIAPVKEESGKKRWTHWRWSCPKFLRQSFVEWADQSRRHSSWANAFYQQQRRSGKSHPKAIRALAYKWGRILWRCWQDRVPYDEDRYLAALQRKKSPLAAMLVQSAAEVTTSAGGECSNSRVQVTLKDT comes from the coding sequence ATGGAAAGAACCTTTGTCGCCTACATCGGCATTGACTGGTCAGATCGCAAACACGACATCTGTCTGTACGACCCCGAGAGCGCACAGCGAGAATACAGCGTGATTGGCGCTCAACCGCAAGAGATTGCCAACTGGGTTGCGACCTTGCAACAGCGATACGGCAACAGCCCAATTGCCATCTGCCTGGAGCAAAAGCGAGGACCCCTGATTTACGCGCTGTGCCAGTACGACAACCTAGTGCTGTTTCCCATCAATCCGCGCACGGTTTCTAACTATCGACGAGCCTTTCAGCCCTCACGAGCAAAATCAGACCCCGTAGATGCCCAGATTTTGATTGAGCTGCTGCTCAAGCACCCAGACAAGATCCCCCCGTGGCAAGCCGCATCTTGTGAACTGCGAGCGTTGCGGCAGTGGAGTGAATCCCGCCGCATGCTGGTGGGAGAGAAGGTACGACTGACCAATCGCATCACCGCTGCTTTGAAGAACTTTTATCCTCAAGTGCTGGAGTGGTTTGAGGATAAAGATACTCAAGTGTTTTGTGACTTTATCACTCAATACCCTGACCTCCACTCTGCCCAAGCGGTTTCGGCTGAGGAATTGACTCTGTTCTTCCAGTCTCATCGAGTCATCCGCCGGAGCGCCATTGAGCGGCGCATTCACCAAATCCAAACCGCTGGCATCCCCCTGACAGAAGACCCAGGGATGGTTGAACCGATGCAATGGCTGGTGCAAACGCTGGTGATTCAGCTCAAGGCGCTGTTGCATCGACTCGATGAGTTAAATCAAACGATTGAGCAATTGTTTCAGTCTTTGCCAGATGCGGCGTTTTTCGATGCTTTACCCGGAGCAGGACCCCATCTTGCGCCCCGGCTACTGATTGCGTTTGGCGATGACCGCAGTCGCTTCGGCAGCGCCCAGGCGTTTATGAGCTATATCGGCATTGCACCCGTCAAAGAGGAGAGTGGCAAGAAACGTTGGACGCATTGGCGCTGGAGTTGTCCAAAGTTCTTGCGGCAGTCCTTTGTAGAGTGGGCTGACCAGTCGCGGCGGCACTCATCGTGGGCCAATGCGTTCTATCAGCAGCAGCGGCGATCCGGCAAAAGTCATCCCAAAGCGATTCGCGCTCTGGCGTATAAGTGGGGACGGATTCTCTGGCGCTGCTGGCAAGACCGAGTGCCCTATGACGAAGACCGCTATCTGGCGGCGCTCCAGCGGAAGAAGTCGCCGCTAGCGGCGATGCTAGTTCAAAGCGCTGCTGAAGTGACGACGAGTGCAGGAGGTGAGTGCAGTAATTCTAGGGTTCAAGTTACGCTAAAAGACACATGA
- a CDS encoding mechanosensitive ion channel family protein — MPWLSAPLFAQAPALSVPSLTPVLPPFVPPTPEQAIAFLGTLALLAGLAAAFYGLLFVVLRSVFRRLDFELGIAILNLARIPALVILIFGSLRLALNFLAPSTALLWLGRFCAALLVAAFTFLVGQLFTQAAVYYLKGFAEKTEAAWDDVLIPILETIIPPLIYVFGAFFFLQSLGIDLTGLWVAFGGITFVLGFALKDILANFFSGLVLLIDTPFQFGDMVRLPDGPTAVIKKVGLRVTHLYVIDNYCEVYIPNAELEKRDIVNLSRPTPHYAYSLNVSVRVDADPVATTNILSEIVNGHPDILGDLDEKLRCLDSFLGLKQAENGEISKVEAGRLRQEHPTFDETVNWRAVH; from the coding sequence GTGCCCTGGCTATCTGCCCCACTTTTTGCCCAAGCGCCTGCGCTATCCGTCCCCAGCCTTACGCCAGTCCTGCCACCGTTTGTGCCGCCCACGCCCGAACAGGCGATCGCCTTCCTGGGTACGCTGGCCCTGCTGGCGGGCTTGGCTGCGGCTTTTTACGGGCTGTTGTTTGTCGTGCTGCGGTCGGTTTTTCGCCGCCTCGACTTTGAACTGGGCATTGCCATTCTCAACCTGGCACGAATTCCGGCCCTAGTCATTCTAATTTTTGGGAGTCTGCGGCTGGCGCTGAATTTTTTGGCACCCAGCACGGCGCTGCTGTGGCTGGGGAGATTCTGCGCGGCCCTGCTGGTCGCCGCCTTCACCTTTTTGGTGGGGCAGTTGTTCACTCAGGCAGCAGTCTACTACCTGAAAGGCTTTGCCGAAAAAACCGAAGCCGCCTGGGATGATGTCCTCATTCCAATTTTAGAAACCATCATTCCGCCCTTAATTTATGTGTTTGGGGCGTTCTTTTTCCTGCAAAGTTTGGGAATTGATTTAACGGGGCTTTGGGTTGCCTTTGGCGGTATTACATTTGTCCTGGGCTTTGCGCTCAAAGACATTTTGGCAAACTTTTTTAGCGGACTGGTGCTGCTCATCGATACGCCGTTTCAGTTTGGCGACATGGTGCGCTTGCCGGATGGTCCCACGGCTGTGATCAAGAAAGTAGGGCTGCGCGTGACGCATCTCTATGTGATTGATAATTACTGCGAAGTGTATATTCCTAATGCTGAGCTAGAAAAGCGAGATATTGTTAACTTGAGCCGCCCCACGCCGCACTATGCCTACTCGCTGAACGTGTCTGTGCGGGTCGATGCTGACCCCGTAGCGACAACCAACATTCTGTCGGAAATTGTGAATGGGCATCCCGATATTCTAGGAGATTTAGATGAGAAACTGCGGTGTCTGGACTCCTTTTTGGGGCTGAAGCAGGCGGAAAATGGCGAGATTTCTAAGGTAGAGGCAGGTCGGCTGCGTCAGGAGCATCCCACTTTCGATGAAACAGTCAACTGGCGAGCTGTCCATTGA
- a CDS encoding ISKra4 family transposase (programmed frameshift), translating into MEACTAEIAEILYRNSNREGLDSLEGIEQTVRRQMLEEVSPRVAPFFVNQKAYPARGRVRRLKSLVGVLEIRQSQAERLSVKAYSRLSGGLEKANLRLSANESFQDAEDDIVALTGMRVGHSTQQRLVGRQSFESAEAKQGVSEVSIDGGKVRLRDLLESDSPWRDYKAVRVEGIDYNAFFQDNDSLIDYLSAQRLLSPLVCLGDGHAGVWNLFAQLTTVETRWEILDWYHLKENLYKVGGSLKRLAAAEMLLWQGQVEAARALFADCRRKQARNFEAYLSTHRSRIVNYGFYQAEQLCSIGSGAVESAVKQIGRRLQISGARWNTASVNAMLSLRCAYLNGQLAS; encoded by the exons TTGGAAGCTTGTACAGCAGAGATCGCCGAGATTTTGTATCGCAATAGCAACCGAGAGGGGCTCGATAGTCTAGAAGGCATCGAGCAGACTGTACGACGGCAAATGCTAGAGGAGGTGAGCCCTCGAGTTGCCC CTTTTTTTGTCAACCAGAAAGCCTACCCCGCCCGAGGCCGGGTTCGCCGATTGAAGAGTTTGGTAGGGGTCCTTGAGATTCGTCAAAGTCAGGCAGAACGGTTAAGCGTAAAGGCTTACAGCCGTCTCAGTGGTGGCCTAGAGAAAGCCAACCTACGCTTAAGTGCCAACGAATCGTTTCAAGATGCAGAGGATGACATCGTAGCCCTGACCGGGATGCGGGTCGGGCACTCGACCCAACAACGTCTGGTGGGGCGTCAGTCGTTCGAGTCTGCCGAGGCTAAACAAGGCGTCAGTGAGGTCAGCATTGATGGCGGCAAAGTCCGTCTGCGTGACCTGCTAGAGTCCGATAGCCCGTGGCGAGACTACAAAGCGGTGCGGGTGGAGGGGATTGATTACAACGCCTTCTTCCAAGACAATGACAGCTTGATTGATTATCTCAGCGCTCAACGCTTGCTCTCCCCACTGGTCTGTCTGGGCGATGGTCACGCTGGGGTGTGGAATCTGTTTGCTCAACTCACCACCGTTGAGACCCGTTGGGAAATCCTCGATTGGTACCATCTCAAAGAAAACCTCTACAAAGTCGGTGGGTCGCTCAAGCGCTTAGCAGCGGCGGAAATGCTGTTATGGCAAGGTCAAGTGGAAGCCGCCAGGGCCCTCTTTGCCGACTGTCGGCGCAAGCAAGCCCGCAATTTTGAAGCCTATCTGAGCACCCATCGCTCTCGCATCGTGAATTATGGGTTCTACCAGGCTGAGCAACTCTGTTCTATTGGATCAGGAGCCGTAGAATCGGCTGTCAAACAGATTGGGCGACGCCTCCAAATTTCGGGTGCTCGCTGGAATACGGCCTCCGTTAATGCCATGTTGAGTCTGCGCTGTGCCTACCTCAATGGACAGCTCGCCAGTTGA
- a CDS encoding transposase: MLADRGFANHDLLEWLSQSRWHYCLRLPSDVVVQGPRRHPVKVGYLWPPKGEARLYEGVGIWSEGRWRCNLVLAHVKGVEEPWAVITDESPSLNTLWQYALRFRVEELFLDSKSGVFELEASGIRSAPALERLYLVAAIAILDGTTQGMAVQLDGLRCQVDPHWRRGISYLNIGLRWLKGAVNKGRTLLQLIALFTVDPEPCFASKKAEAHYYDRIWFSRIQSLCCQPTPGQSA, encoded by the coding sequence ATGTTAGCCGACCGCGGGTTTGCTAACCATGACCTGCTGGAGTGGCTAAGCCAAAGTCGCTGGCACTATTGTTTACGCTTGCCCAGTGACGTAGTGGTGCAGGGTCCGCGCCGTCATCCTGTTAAGGTAGGCTATCTGTGGCCTCCCAAAGGTGAAGCTCGACTCTATGAAGGGGTGGGAATCTGGAGCGAGGGGCGCTGGCGCTGCAATTTGGTGCTGGCTCATGTCAAAGGCGTCGAGGAACCCTGGGCGGTCATCACTGATGAGTCTCCCTCCCTCAATACCCTGTGGCAATATGCTCTCCGCTTTCGAGTCGAGGAGCTTTTCCTCGATTCTAAATCTGGTGTCTTTGAGTTAGAAGCTTCCGGCATCCGCTCCGCTCCGGCTCTCGAACGCCTCTATCTGGTCGCGGCGATCGCTATCCTTGATGGCACGACCCAGGGCATGGCGGTGCAACTCGATGGGCTACGCTGCCAGGTTGACCCGCACTGGAGGCGAGGGATTAGCTATCTCAACATAGGTTTGCGCTGGCTCAAGGGTGCCGTCAATAAAGGGCGAACACTGCTTCAGCTGATTGCCCTATTTACCGTTGACCCTGAACCCTGTTTTGCCTCTAAAAAAGCTGAAGCCCACTATTATGACCGCATTTGGTTTTCTAGAATTCAATCCTTGTGCTGCCAGCCGACACCCGGGCAGTCCGCATAA